The Sulfitobacter sp. SK011 genome has a window encoding:
- a CDS encoding Tim44/TimA family putative adaptor protein — MNSPMIQLLVLAGIAVFLILRLKNVLGTREGFEKPPVTDQSPSRRTGPALEVIQGGPDLDITDHVAEDSDAGKALAAMKRIEPSFGVSDFLSGAKGAYEMIVMGYERGDLAEIQPFLSEDIYESFVDGVAAREDQGLTIEANFIGVRETTLVDASLDPDTKEAEMTIRFGAELTSAVRDKGGDIIEGSLTEIKRQKDTWVFARIMGSDDPNWLLVSTDG; from the coding sequence ATGAATTCACCTATGATACAGCTTCTGGTGTTGGCCGGTATCGCCGTATTCCTGATTTTGCGATTGAAAAATGTTCTCGGCACACGGGAAGGTTTTGAAAAGCCGCCTGTGACCGATCAAAGTCCGTCCCGGCGCACGGGCCCGGCCCTTGAAGTGATCCAGGGTGGTCCGGATCTGGACATCACCGATCACGTTGCAGAAGACAGCGATGCAGGCAAAGCCTTGGCCGCAATGAAGCGCATTGAACCTTCATTTGGCGTGAGCGATTTTTTGTCTGGTGCCAAGGGTGCTTACGAGATGATCGTGATGGGATACGAACGCGGTGATCTGGCCGAAATTCAACCATTCCTCTCGGAAGACATCTACGAGAGCTTTGTTGACGGCGTTGCCGCCCGCGAGGATCAGGGCCTGACCATCGAAGCGAACTTTATCGGCGTGCGAGAGACAACGCTGGTTGATGCCTCACTTGATCCCGATACCAAAGAGGCGGAAATGACCATTCGCTTTGGTGCCGAACTGACGTCAGCAGTGCGGGACAAGGGCGGAGATATCATCGAAGGCAGCTTAACAGAAATCAAACGCCAAAAAGATACCTGGGTCTTTGCCCGTATCATGGGCTCGGATGATCCAAATTGGTTGTTGGTTTCCACAGACGGGTAA
- a CDS encoding FxsA family protein → MWLLIAFIAVPLIEITLFIQVGGAIGLGWTLGVVVLTAILGTWLVRTQGAMALGQLRSSFSDMRDPTEPLVHGAMILFAGALLLTPGFFTDAVGFSFLVPQIRQAAFNAIRSRVNIQSFDAPGTGPRRQSARGDVIDGEYHEISEEEAKSKGPSGWTKH, encoded by the coding sequence ATGTGGCTATTGATCGCGTTTATTGCTGTTCCGTTGATTGAGATAACTCTGTTTATCCAAGTCGGTGGTGCAATCGGGCTGGGATGGACCTTGGGAGTTGTGGTTCTCACGGCGATTTTGGGGACTTGGCTTGTTCGGACACAGGGTGCCATGGCGCTGGGACAACTGCGGTCGTCGTTCTCTGATATGCGTGATCCCACGGAACCTTTGGTGCATGGTGCAATGATCCTGTTCGCTGGCGCGCTTTTGTTGACACCGGGTTTCTTTACGGATGCTGTCGGATTTTCGTTCCTTGTACCCCAGATCAGACAAGCCGCGTTCAATGCGATCCGGTCGCGCGTGAATATACAAAGCTTTGATGCGCCCGGCACAGGCCCCAGAAGGCAATCTGCCAGAGGTGATGTGATTGACGGGGAATACCACGAGATTTCAGAAGAAGAAGCCAAGTCCAAGGGCCCCTCTGGTTGGACAAAGCATTGA
- the secB gene encoding protein-export chaperone SecB, which produces MAEAEQPKAPQMRVLGQFIRDMSFENIMAQKGAPTDVQPDIQVQVNLDAKKRTAENQYESAIKLNITSKSKTGDTTLFLFEIDYVGIFDVQNVPEEQIHPFLMIECPRMIFPFLRRVVSDVTRDGGFPPLNLENIDFLALYRGEIARRQAETPPKADA; this is translated from the coding sequence ATGGCAGAAGCAGAACAACCAAAAGCGCCGCAAATGCGGGTCTTGGGTCAATTCATCCGCGATATGTCCTTTGAGAACATCATGGCGCAAAAAGGCGCGCCCACAGATGTGCAGCCCGACATTCAGGTTCAGGTCAATCTTGATGCCAAGAAACGCACCGCTGAAAACCAGTACGAGTCAGCCATCAAACTGAATATCACATCAAAATCCAAAACCGGCGACACGACGCTTTTCCTGTTCGAAATTGACTATGTCGGCATCTTTGACGTTCAAAATGTTCCCGAAGAGCAGATCCATCCCTTTCTCATGATCGAATGTCCGCGGATGATTTTCCCGTTCCTGCGTCGTGTTGTCAGCGACGTTACACGTGATGGTGGATTCCCGCCGCTCAATCTTGAAAACATTGATTTTCTTGCGCTTTACCGCGGCGAAATTGCCCGACGTCAGGCAGAAACGCCGCCAAAAGCAGACGCTTAA
- the dnaQ gene encoding DNA polymerase III subunit epsilon, whose amino-acid sequence MREIVLDTETTGFDPESGDRIVEIGAVELMGHMATGETFHQYINPERAMPDEAFQVHGLGDEFLRDKPKFAQVGQAFLDFIGQSKLIIHNAAFDIKFLNAELKWMNLPQIPWEQAIDTLAIARKRFPGSPASLDALCRRFGIDNTSRTLHGALLDSEILAEVYLELIGGRQPDFALSAKPERKSGDASSEWAATPRPTPLPSRLTEKEAAAHADFISKLGDDPVWRRG is encoded by the coding sequence ATGCGTGAGATCGTTCTAGACACGGAAACCACCGGGTTTGACCCTGAATCCGGCGACCGCATCGTCGAAATCGGTGCGGTTGAGCTGATGGGTCATATGGCAACCGGCGAAACCTTTCATCAATACATCAACCCCGAACGCGCAATGCCGGATGAGGCCTTTCAGGTCCATGGCCTTGGCGACGAATTCCTGCGTGATAAACCCAAATTTGCCCAAGTTGGGCAAGCATTTCTCGACTTTATTGGGCAATCCAAGCTGATCATCCACAATGCTGCATTTGATATCAAATTTTTGAATGCGGAACTGAAATGGATGAACCTGCCGCAAATCCCATGGGAACAGGCGATTGATACGCTTGCCATTGCGCGAAAACGATTTCCGGGTTCGCCAGCATCTTTGGACGCATTGTGTCGCCGATTTGGCATCGACAACACATCACGCACCCTGCACGGGGCGCTTTTGGACAGCGAAATTCTGGCCGAAGTCTATCTGGAGCTGATCGGAGGGCGGCAACCGGATTTCGCGCTATCCGCAAAACCTGAGCGTAAATCGGGCGATGCCAGCAGTGAGTGGGCAGCAACCCCACGACCGACCCCACTGCCCTCGCGACTAACCGAAAAAGAGGCCGCCGCCCATGCTGACTTCATCAGCAAACTGGGCGACGATCCTGTGTGGCGTAGGGGTTAA